A stretch of DNA from Cannabis sativa cultivar Pink pepper isolate KNU-18-1 chromosome X, ASM2916894v1, whole genome shotgun sequence:
aaaaacagaaagaaaGGAAGAAAGGTATGAAAGTAGGATTTTATGTAATTTGTTGTTATTACCTTAATTCCAATAACAATAGCAGTCTTAAGGTGGACGAGTTGACCTAATCTCAAGGAAGCTTGTTTGTTGTCTTTGAGAATGAATAGTGGTACCTTCCTTGACAAGGCCAGGCTAGGGAGATGCTTGGTAAGCCATCTGGGGTTGGTGTCAGAAGCAACAAGCAATGCctatattctaatttattagtGTGTTATTACTCACTAGAATTGACTGGTAAACAAAACTACACTAAAGAAAGAGACAACGAacctgaagctgaatctttgAGGTAGAGTTGTGAGGCATGGCCATGCGTTCAAGGACACGAGTAACTTCATTGACCCCAATTGAGAATTGTTGCTGCCAAACCAAATTGATAAGAAACTCAAAGACAAACATATCTAGAGAGCGAGAGAGCCACAGAGAGAGACGAATGAATGAAACTAACCTTGAACCATATCTTCTCAGGTAAAGAAGCGTCAGCTCTGACCAACTCTATCTTTCTGCAGAGTTTATTCGTACACACATAACGTTGTTGAGAAAAACTCAAAAGAGAGAAaggaaaaaatagagaaaagtaAAACCTTTGAATGGATTGGAGAAGCCAAGTAAGACGTTCTCCTTCGTAGTAACAAGTATTAGCACTACTGCTTCTGCTGCAAATGTTAATAATGTTAAGTTAAAATAAGTTTTAATcttccttaaaaaaatatcaactcaaaccaatttatgaaaaataaaaagacaaatcaTGCTTGTGTCCTACTTTTTCTGGCTAGAGCTATGGCCGAGGACGACAAAAGAATCTTCCTTTCTGGAAGAATCAACAGAGGCTCCTTCTGCTCCTACTTTCGATATGGTGAGTGGCAATTCCATTGATTCGTAAATAGTAAGCCTAAAGGATCACATAGCAGAAAGTGAATTTCGTTTTATTGTAAGTCAATGTGGCATGTGCCTATGCTATGATTATGGCCCAAGCCCAGGTCTAACTCATATCCCGTTCAGCTAAAAATTCGTCTCCATTTGTAttcgttttatttttttttcccatCAAAATATGTGAACTGACGATGACTAAATTACTGAGCTTGgtccatttcaaaaaaaaaaaaaattactagcAAATCTCACACTTTCAATAGTCTTATCTTCCTTCTCTTTTGGTGATGATCCCTTACATCAAATTTATTGTCtacaattaaaaaagaaaactcaaataattataaattaataaacatgataaatgataaaagaAAGAACTATATTCAATATtcatcaaatatttttttacctTCTTCaacaaactcaagcttgaggtGGTGTTTGGGGTAATGTTTGGATCTTGCACTTCACCTAATTGAGTGAAAAAATAAGATCAGATATACATTGCCAAAGTACTATTTTATTCCTCCTTTTTCAGATAAAAGTATTACTTGCTTTCAAATAAAAGTATCATTttattagtcaaagaaaatcacaatgttatcaatttttatcactaaaatttcaGATTATACGGTAGCAACTAGCAAAAATAAGAATAGATATGTTACAACAATAAAAATCAGAATAAGATAACAAATTTCAAATTCCACATTATATAAACTAGAATTTGGCGACAATATTATATTTCTAACCAGTTGCAATAGCTTTTACATTTGAAAAACCTATACTTTCCTATTATGAATAAGATTGTAAAAACAGAATACGATATGAATAAGATTGTAAAATTAGAATACAATATATGAATAAGATTGTAAAAATATTGCCGTAAACAGTTTATTGCCACTTCTGTTAGTATTGGGAAGGTGCAATATATGGCTATAATTGTTTATAGGCGCGCACATAGACCAAGTTATGATGCCTTAAACTTTGCATGTGAAACTATCAAAAAGCTATagagtaaaatatttccaaactGAGTGGCTGATATTCAAAGGAGAGTAAAGTAAAATCCAAGCCCTTTTCAGATCAAAGTGCAGAGTATATTATCCAAAATatgacaaaaaattataaaaatcgaTTTCCACAAGTAGTTTACTCAGCCATTCAATTTATGATAATAACTGAGCTATcattgggaaaaaaaaaaaaggtcgaATTCGAACCTGTCACCTGAGATGTGTGAAACTTTGCCGACGGTTTGAAATGAGAGTGAGGCAAGATCCTCTGAGTTTTTCAAGCAAAAACCCGaccaaagaataaaaaaaaaaaaaactgtgcgCGTGAGATATTGGCTGGGAGAGTGTGGAGTGCATAAAAATTGCTAAAGAGAGTGAGAGATGGAGGCGGTTCAGATATGTTGGGTTAGGGGTAAGATGTTTATTGATAATTACACCAcctcaaatttttaatttttttttatttttatactgtacagtaaatttttttaaaaaaataatgtgtatgttttatactgtgtactgcGTTAAATTTTTACTGTTGTTCTActgttaattttttagttgttctactgttatttttagttgttctattttgtgTTCTATTgatgttttataaaaaaacagtatttttgaaaagatttccgtgtgatagtatttttgtaaaagttaacttaaattctagtatttttgtaagtttccatataattattattattaagtaacGAGCCGAGTTGGGTTGATTGGGCTAGAAATAACCTAGAAATGGGATAAAttgagaaatatttttttttatttattaattaaaaatatttttatagtatattttattaaaggctaattaagatttttgtcctctgaactttgacatgtatgaaatcttgccccctgaacttttaagatcgttaaaaatgctctctaaactattgaaattgttagatttaatgactttttttttaaattttaataaaaaaatctaacatggatgaaagtccaGGGGTcgtaatttagtacatgtcaaggttcgaggggcatgatttgctAGATATAAAAATCTAAGAAGCATGttttagtatataaacaatcactgaaatagtaaaattgaatgaaattagacaaaagtccttaaatccaacaatctcaatagttcagggggcatttttaacgaccttaaaagttcaagggcatgatttggtacatatcaaagttcaggggacaaaaatcctaattgaCATTTATTAAGATATATCCACCATCATCCTTCACTTAAGTCTAGCACTAATTTACATTAACTTAAGGGGTTTAATAAAGACATCACCTATAAAAGTGgatatatcttaaataatataaaaataaagatacaaattaaaacaaataaagtaaaatggatatataatgtaatttttttcatcttttttcCAACCCATATATACAATACGAATTTTGGGgttcactacaaaaaaatttacttttagtcacaacaaaaatttgtgactaaaaataaaaaaattgtgactaattataaattatcattattgtgttatgactaaaagatccgcggctaaaagtattagtcacaaaaattacaatttgttgtgactaaatgtacttttagtcacaatatttgtgtgactaaaactatatagtgacaacttgtaactaaatactatgttttagtcacaagtaactttttgttgtgactaaaagtcatatttagtcacaaaaaatatatgttgtgattaaaaagttgtcactaaaagtagtaattttttttgtagtgattgATCGGCCTCTTCTATTTTTTCTGAAAtgttttaaaataacaaaaaatttacgtttttttaggaataatttttttgttttgttttgttttattttatttatttattttttcactttttacGGATATTTGTTTAACACAGTCATTTTAATGTTGTcccaaaaaaattattgttttcacaatgtaaaaatataatataatattatagcaatatgaaaataatattctttttcttctatgaacatatataaaaaaaaatcgtaaaacataccaaaaaaaaagttaattttaaatatgggaaatttacatggtatattaacttttgctatttttttacaaaaatactgtcagacggtattttttacttttttactgtattttttttataaatttcatactgtagtatactgtgttaagtttttattggtgttctactggtgttttactagtgttctactattgttttgagttgtcctgttttgtgttttactggtgttttataaaagcacattatttttaaaaatatttccgtgtgatagtatttttgtaaaaattaactcaaattccaatatttttataaacttctcTTTAAATAATTTGTGTAAATTTTCTATTTCCAAATTGGGTTAGTCGGCCCAACTGTTTAAAAGTGCAGTCCTAAGTCAACTACGTATACATAATAATCatccactctctttctctcttcactTGTTAGCTTTGTACCTTTCATGCCataatttttggaaaatttgattttttatcctTATATTTAGGGAAAATTTTTCCCTTAAATCTAAAATACCCTATATTAGTAAAATAGAATAGCATTTACTTAATTCTCACATTACCCCCTCATTCAAATCTGACtctcctctctctttctctctctgtctcGCATACCCTCAACTGCACGCACACCGGACACAGACGGAGACCGCCCACACCCGTCCACGCAAGCCGCCCACACCCAACCGTCCCCACCGTCCGCGCAGCTGATCGCCCCCACCATCGGGCCCATCAGACCCaatacaccaaaaaaaaaaaaagagaacaaCACATAGGCATCGGACCCCATCATCAGAATCATCGAACccaatacaaattttttttttttgaaaaattacttAACACCATCAAGCTCCATTGAACCCAGCATCGGGTGCCATCAGACCCAATGAGAAAATCCAACACAAGCATCAGACCCCATCGGGTCTTCGTATTCCCCAACCCATTTGTAGGTGTGGGATCACAAAGGTGGTTGTTTCTATTACATTAATGAGCAATTTGCGACAAAACCCCcctaactatcaatttacttgcaaaaaaccatccaacctcatatttttgtgggaaaaccctccaaagtattattccgtttacatttttaaggtgtcgtctgtcaagcctcgttaagtcctaattttgcccacgtgtCAATGacaagtttaatatttttaatcaaAATGCAAAGACATTACTTTTCTATTGTACATGTTTTTATAAGGTTTAACTTTTCACAATGTGGTACTATTGCAGTAAGTTAAcaacaaaaaactaaaatagcTTTTACTGTTTAGTGTTAGTGTTGGTCAAATTTGGTTTTTCTATGTTTCAATGATATTTTGCAGGTTTTAATTTCTCTTGCTTTTCCTTGTTTTCTATtagttgagttttttttttctatatttcttTTATTAGTTAGATTAATATTTTTGCCACTTACCATAATTATTTATTGAGAagatgacaattttatttttatactttgcAGACTTGGTGAGCAAATTTTGAGGAATTAGGACTCTAAGACATATTAAAGAATTGGGGTTGAAAGATATATTCGAGAAATCAAGGCAATATTTTAGAAATAGAAGTGAAATATCATATGTTTAGTGAAATATCACATGTCTTGGTTGTTTTTGTTATTGCAGAATTTCAGTTCACCTATGAATTAGGTGCAAAGTAGAGTTTTGTTAATGCACTGGAGTCTCTTCATATTTTTCAACCATGACAATGGAAGAACACAGTTCATTGACCTGTTTAATCAGGACAATATGCCCTCTCCTaatctttttcatttaattatcTTTGAAAACTACATTTATTATTTACTTAAaagtatttatttgtttttgggGTTAGTCAAAGGTATAAACTTTGAGTTTTAAAGTTAATTCTCAggtctatttttaaattaatttgttttcaTTAGATTTATTCTTAATTTAAGtttgtttatgtattttttttttccaggtATTGGGAGATCTCACTCATACTTTTGATGTATATTTGTttgtataatttgagatatgtttttattatttgagatttggatttaaaatttcaaatctagatttttaTGTTTTGGTGTTTAAACAAAGGGCATTTTacataaatgtatacattttcttaaataattacaaaaaatgtgcaaagaaacacaattttaaaaatatacacatttgaaaacatatttacaaaaattcatacaaattcttaattaaattataatagatatattaatgaGTCAACTTActatatttagatttgtataactatttttatgactaatttatatagtattaatgagtATGCCTACTAATtacataaaattgtaaattaataattacaaaacataataaaatactaataataaacaataaaatttgtatttatcaTACAAATCACGTCAACAACataaatgatatatttttaaaattcaaaacatatataatcataatttttttgattAACTATGCCCAATATCATTATGAGCtgatttttaaaaatcttaattttcacttatctacaatttatattttattttttctaattaaataatatttaaaatttataaagttatgtttgtttatttattttttaatgtaagaattatttttcaataGATAAATTCGTTCACtgactcattagaaaataatcaacatataaaaacaatagaaaaaaatatatttattttagtatagtataaatattagataagtttatttttatgtttacaattataatgaaCATATCAATaatgtaaaatattttgtatgtacatatgtgtttattttattttctattagttaaacatactaatttaataaacaaaataataatattcacatatgtttattatattactctatgtgtgtcatgtttattttttataaaataaataatatatatatataaaaaaaaattgtttatctttttcttttgtttttgtttattgtattctgtttattttttttaattaaaaaatatttggagtttataaagttatatttgtttatttattttttgatgtaagaattgtaTTTAATTCGTTTACttactcattagaaaataatgaatatatagaaacaataaaaagaaaatatatttattttagtatagtataaattagctatgtttatttttatatttacaattataataaacatactaataatataaaatactttgtgtatatatgtttattttgttttctatttattaaacctactaatttaataaacaaaataataatattcacatatgtttattatatcacaatgtgtgtcatgtttatttttaataattttaagcattgatttatatttatatacattaatgtttataattttgatattgtattttattgaaaaaaaaacttattaaattataataattcatactaaaatagataataaacattttttctttaataaaaaaaatatttaatttgtttatttttataatactgtttattatttatttaattaattttacagaattctttgttttcaattttaataaacatgttttattattaataatttttaaaacattaatataataaatataaggataaaatattacaaaataatattagaaaCATTAAttacagttttctatttatggtaattagtttaattattaatgatttatattatttaatgattaaaatgtataGTTTTctgtaataaattttcaaaatgtataagtttttcaaataatttttgtttgcacattttttgtaattattttgtttttgttgtacatttatgaaaaaagcccttAAACAAATGTTCATATTGTTTATCTgatattgtatttattttttgtcaGGATTGTTtggtttcagttttttttttaatttttttaaaacaattttgTTTCATTTCATAACCGAAGCAAAAAACAATTAGCATCGGTGCACGGATTTTTTGCTTCGACTATGAACTGAAGCAATAACCTTTTTTTGGCTTCGGTTCATAACCGAAGCAAAAAACTAATTAGCGTCGGTTCATAATCAATGTAAAAAAATCAGTATTTGCATCTACGGTTATAGCGTCGGTTACACCAACCGAAgcaaatactttatatgtcactTAAAAACCGAAGCAAAAAgccctttttgtagtagtgagggacccgtttaatattttattttatatttggaataatattttacattttataatttatgtttgtattttttagtatattagtattatttttatgaattttaagttgtgttttggataataattaatgtgtaatattttaatttttatgtattttaatatttttatatatttaaaattttattataaactttattttttattaggcTATTTTTTGCTCCATCCCCGATAAGGAATAAGAGGGGATAGGGACTGGAGGAGCACTCCCCACTAATTTTGTACCCACTGTAAATCCCTAGTTATGTAGCTGAGTTTCTTTATCATGGAGCTTAGCATATTGACAAATTTTTTAGAACATAACTTATCTTCCTCTttactataattatttatttttattttgggatATTGACGGAAAAATTATCTAAGCTCCATGATTAGTGATACTTAACTCCACAAACTGattttttggtggtaaaaccctCTGAACCGCACTTCTATTATGCAATTTACACTTCTGTTAAAATTATGTTGTTAAATGTGTGACAGTCAGAGTCTTGTGACTTGCATGGTGAAAGACTGGGAGCTGTGCAATATCACATTGCTTGGGAAATGttaagtgtgatgattctgagactgtgtaggtatagcactacacagttgaagatgacttaaatgaattgattggtactaGCTATATCGACAAGATGCATCTTCTTTTCTAGTAGCCCATCACAAAAGAACTttacagttaagcgtgcttgacctgtgGTAATTTCAGTATAGGTGACCTACTGGGAATGGCTAATGGAAGCTTGAAGCGTGGATGTTACAAAATGCTAACGTGTATTGTTGATGCGTACCCAAATGTACATGTGGTAGAATTTAAGTGGTccacattattttaaaataattaaaaaaataaaaataaataataaaattacaaaaacataaaataaataaataagtttcTATCAAGAGAGAATATTGCTAGAAACATTTTAGGCTTGATAAATTCAGAAAGTTATTTCCATTCTGTTTTTTTTATGTGCCATTTGGTTGGGATGAATAAAAACataggaatgagaatgagaatagaaataggaataggaatggaatggaataaaatttaaaatgcataaaagaaattgataaaaaaaaaatcattaaatttttttttcatgttacattggaatagtctttccttccatttcgaaattgaatagtcattccaccaaaatggtggaaagggaatgccattccaatactttaaaatgcaaccaaacaaaggaatggaatgaaaattatttcctttccattccatttcatttcattacctccagccaaacgccacctaagttcTTGTGGTAGGGGAAATAAGTTTTTGAACAAAAGTGTAAGATATTGTTCAAGTTTGATGATTCTCCTATTATACACTTATATGGTGTATGTGATGTTTGGATTGCTCTCACactttttttagttttagatcTACCAGCACAATattctgaaaaaataaaaaattctaccAGTACAACTACTTCTACTTAATAATCATCCTCTCTCTTAAGTTGTTAGTTTTGTAGCTTTCATG
This window harbors:
- the LOC115702366 gene encoding uncharacterized protein LOC115702366 isoform X1 produces the protein MELPLTISKVGAEGASVDSSRKEDSFVVLGHSSSQKNRSSSANTCYYEGERLTWLLQSIQRKIELVRADASLPEKIWFKQQFSIGVNEVTRVLERMAMPHNSTSKIQLQALLVASDTNPRWLTKHLPSLALSRKVPLFILKDNKQASLRLGQLVHLKTAIVIGIKDKHNSINQLFAEILANDFTNAETQ
- the LOC115702366 gene encoding uncharacterized protein LOC115702366 isoform X3, encoding MELPLTISKVGAEGASVDSSRKEDSFVVLGHSSSQKNRSSSANTCYYEGERLTWLLQSIQRKIELVRADASLPEKIWFKQQFSIGVNEVTRVLERMAMPHNSTSKIQLQALLVASDTNPRWLTKHLPSLALSRKVPLFILKDNKQASLRLGQLVHLKTAIVIGIKKFLPMISQMQKLNKLSRTQH
- the LOC115702366 gene encoding uncharacterized protein LOC115702366 isoform X2, whose product is MELPLTISKVGAEGASVDSSRKEDSFVVLGHSSSQKKSSSANTCYYEGERLTWLLQSIQRKIELVRADASLPEKIWFKQQFSIGVNEVTRVLERMAMPHNSTSKIQLQALLVASDTNPRWLTKHLPSLALSRKVPLFILKDNKQASLRLGQLVHLKTAIVIGIKDKHNSINQLFAEILANDFTNAETQ